Proteins found in one Gimesia chilikensis genomic segment:
- a CDS encoding DUF4339 domain-containing protein, translating to MANNWHYAKGGEKHGPISAAQLKELAQNWQLAPDDLVWREDMKEWRKASSVKGLFPEQPATTKTPPPPPASQATTSSEEVSLWERPAILTLLVICCFPVGLFLLWKSPRVSQGQKSLWTGVFAGLFMLGLAVSIFQSQATEKDLARANALWDEGKQTEAVALYQTVVKERDMFIPDEQKLVVYGRMIDHLAEQGSEEEARTLLQKLDRSPLKPAPLLESEAARALVAKIKREHEAERQQEEAEKREREAQAALARAAKNPISLSKSERIDFLDNTKEYQGKAVKTEARYMGGGIRRSGRLLDIPLLVFHSGGSFEMSIEVPTEVEQPNIQSGDYLLVTFFCEEGDRWNGNRALKIERP from the coding sequence ATGGCAAACAACTGGCACTACGCAAAAGGTGGTGAGAAGCACGGCCCAATCTCAGCGGCCCAACTTAAAGAACTGGCCCAGAACTGGCAGCTTGCTCCTGACGATCTGGTCTGGCGGGAAGACATGAAAGAGTGGAGGAAAGCCTCCAGCGTGAAAGGGTTGTTTCCTGAACAACCTGCGACCACGAAGACACCGCCACCGCCTCCAGCGAGTCAGGCCACGACCTCATCTGAGGAGGTCTCGCTCTGGGAACGACCGGCGATCTTGACCCTGCTGGTCATCTGTTGTTTTCCGGTTGGCCTGTTTCTGCTCTGGAAAAGCCCCCGAGTCTCGCAGGGTCAGAAGTCGCTCTGGACTGGAGTGTTTGCTGGTTTGTTCATGCTGGGATTGGCCGTGTCGATCTTCCAATCGCAGGCCACTGAGAAAGACCTTGCCCGAGCAAATGCCTTGTGGGACGAAGGTAAGCAAACGGAAGCGGTCGCTCTCTACCAGACTGTCGTTAAAGAGCGTGACATGTTCATCCCAGATGAGCAGAAGCTTGTGGTCTATGGACGAATGATCGATCATCTCGCTGAACAAGGCAGCGAAGAGGAGGCAAGAACTCTGTTACAGAAGTTGGATCGCTCACCGTTGAAACCTGCGCCATTGCTGGAGAGCGAAGCTGCACGAGCGTTGGTCGCCAAGATCAAGCGAGAGCATGAGGCGGAACGCCAGCAAGAAGAAGCGGAAAAGCGAGAGAGGGAAGCACAAGCGGCATTGGCTCGTGCTGCAAAGAACCCCATCTCTCTGAGCAAGTCCGAACGAATAGACTTTCTCGACAACACAAAAGAGTACCAAGGCAAGGCAGTTAAGACCGAAGCACGTTACATGGGCGGCGGAATCAGGCGGTCAGGGCGACTCCTTGACATTCCGCTGCTTGTCTTTCATTCGGGTGGCTCATTTGAGATGTCGATTGAAGTGCCTACTGAAGTAGAGCAACCGAACATCCAGTCAGGCGATTATCTCCTCGTAACGTTCTTCTGTGAGGAAGGTGATCGCTGGAATGGAAATAGGGCACTGAAAATTGAGAGACCTTGA
- a CDS encoding RNA polymerase sigma factor, with the protein MTGHTTQLQNLIDLATKGDNSAWEATLQHACDRLRALASRMMRTNQRVRRWAETDDVLQNSLIRLHRSLSEVRPESPRQFYGLATTHMRRELIDLARKHFGAEGLGANHHTDGGIASDNKPNTAEPETIEAWIKFHEQVEALPDQEREVVNLLWYEEMSQPEAADVLGVSLATVKRRWQSARIRLSETLDGEAFQ; encoded by the coding sequence ATGACTGGCCACACGACACAACTGCAAAATCTGATTGACCTTGCGACAAAGGGCGATAACTCGGCGTGGGAAGCGACCTTGCAACATGCCTGCGACCGTCTGAGAGCGCTGGCGAGTCGAATGATGCGCACAAATCAACGAGTACGACGATGGGCCGAGACCGACGATGTACTGCAAAACTCGTTGATCCGGCTGCATCGGTCATTGTCCGAGGTACGTCCAGAGTCCCCCCGGCAGTTCTACGGGTTGGCGACTACGCACATGCGTCGGGAACTGATCGATCTCGCTCGAAAGCACTTTGGAGCAGAAGGACTCGGTGCGAATCACCACACGGATGGAGGCATCGCCTCAGATAACAAACCGAACACTGCTGAACCCGAGACCATCGAAGCTTGGATTAAGTTCCACGAGCAAGTCGAAGCATTGCCGGATCAAGAACGTGAAGTCGTCAATCTGCTTTGGTACGAGGAGATGTCGCAGCCAGAAGCCGCCGATGTGTTGGGCGTCTCTCTGGCGACGGTGAAAAGGAGATGGCAGTCGGCCCGGATTCGGCTGAGCGAGACTTTGGACGGAGAGGCATTTCAGTGA
- a CDS encoding family 16 glycoside hydrolase, whose product MKLLRKLLALSLVMAVHAIMTLPVQAQVKKIEVEITTVDPEARTITVTQEGKPLQLDISRKAMISVAGKEVDVSAVLPGDKATIEYHEDLGVVTKIEAAGSGGNGWKFYDVFNKDIDPDRAIIIARDGSLVCQGKVNGYCLASLREYSEFTFSVEFQYDSEKVVGGPFVSVSSSLPNPKAKDFRELYPFGIEVKLAPANIGELVLPKPDFKVELPLGQLRDQRKVVALRKPALNVSDWNKLEITCDQHRKVTVKINGTTVNAVAKAQTTTGHIVIFPQNAEMRFRNPHVVSGEEQTPLSFEAVQ is encoded by the coding sequence ATGAAGCTACTTCGCAAGCTGCTCGCCCTTTCTCTCGTCATGGCCGTTCATGCGATTATGACACTGCCTGTCCAAGCTCAGGTCAAGAAAATCGAGGTTGAGATCACCACTGTTGATCCCGAGGCTCGAACGATCACTGTTACTCAGGAAGGCAAGCCACTGCAACTCGACATCAGCCGGAAAGCAATGATTTCGGTTGCCGGTAAGGAAGTCGATGTCTCGGCAGTTCTACCGGGGGACAAGGCAACCATCGAGTACCACGAAGACTTGGGTGTCGTTACCAAGATCGAAGCAGCAGGCAGTGGAGGCAACGGTTGGAAGTTCTACGACGTGTTCAATAAAGACATCGACCCTGATCGAGCCATCATCATTGCTCGTGATGGATCGCTTGTCTGCCAAGGCAAGGTTAATGGTTACTGTCTGGCCTCGCTCCGAGAGTATTCCGAGTTCACCTTCTCAGTCGAGTTCCAATACGACTCTGAGAAGGTTGTCGGTGGCCCATTTGTAAGCGTTTCCTCCAGCCTTCCGAATCCCAAAGCGAAAGACTTCCGTGAACTGTATCCGTTTGGAATCGAGGTGAAGCTTGCACCGGCGAACATTGGAGAACTTGTTCTCCCCAAACCCGACTTCAAGGTTGAACTTCCTCTGGGGCAGTTGCGGGATCAGCGAAAGGTCGTTGCGTTACGCAAACCCGCCCTGAATGTCTCGGACTGGAATAAGCTGGAAATTACCTGTGACCAGCATCGAAAAGTGACTGTGAAGATCAACGGCACGACCGTCAATGCCGTTGCCAAGGCCCAGACGACAACCGGCCACATCGTAATCTTTCCCCAGAACGCTGAGATGCGATTCCGCAATCCCCATGTCGTATCGGGGGAAGAGCAGACTCCGTTGTCATTTGAGGCTGTCCAGTGA
- a CDS encoding protein kinase domain-containing protein — MKDDEKISDLLLLWEEAQERGEDLDAETLCADCPELIEPVRKRIAALQRMDWMTRPRSDTPDTKVGTTLAGRYRIDELVGEGGHGEVYRGFDPELQRPVAIKLPNDRRLNTSDLLEEARKVARLRHPGIVTVYDVGQHDEEPFIVSDFVSGTTLCEAGPFAPQQAAALIAEIAESLHAAHEQGFIHRDIKPANILIDQQGRPLLTDFGIATALEESQKQINGTLPYMSPEQLGEELTVGDPRTDIWSLGVVLYELLTGQLPFDDSSPAMLCEQIRNHVPLPLRGINSNIPPALEAIVLKCLAKAPEERYETALEVAAELRGVKKNRTSLWAIGAAIVVIGVIGWGASAIGPWKTAQPDVQHSLAPKKSPSTLRFIGGAAIFTPVRPEIPCTLEAWIRPEHISDERFVFGSAAKGDHGLGLAIADGRLAFDSANGLRTATTSIPVRTWSHVAVVFGKNQTRLFTNGKLVLSSEPVTKTNVTTLVVGRRGPAEVVDEYHGYIRSLRVSRGERYIEDFIPPDTFELDNPTALIYDGDNVESLAVFDISGNGNDGEWMPVSE; from the coding sequence GTGAAGGACGACGAGAAGATCAGCGACCTGCTTCTTCTGTGGGAAGAGGCCCAAGAACGAGGTGAAGACCTCGACGCTGAGACTCTCTGCGCTGACTGTCCCGAACTGATCGAACCTGTGCGTAAGCGGATCGCCGCCCTACAACGTATGGATTGGATGACCCGGCCACGATCCGATACGCCTGATACAAAAGTTGGAACGACGCTGGCAGGTCGCTACCGAATCGATGAACTCGTCGGTGAAGGTGGCCACGGAGAAGTGTACCGTGGCTTCGACCCTGAGCTTCAACGTCCGGTCGCCATCAAGCTGCCGAACGACCGTAGGTTGAACACAAGTGATCTTCTCGAAGAAGCAAGGAAGGTCGCTCGGCTACGACACCCCGGCATCGTCACTGTGTACGACGTGGGGCAGCACGACGAAGAACCTTTCATCGTCAGCGACTTCGTGTCCGGCACGACGCTCTGCGAGGCTGGGCCTTTTGCTCCACAACAAGCTGCCGCTCTCATCGCTGAAATCGCTGAGAGTCTTCACGCTGCCCACGAACAGGGATTCATTCACAGAGATATCAAACCGGCCAACATCCTGATCGATCAACAAGGGCGACCGCTTTTGACTGACTTCGGTATCGCCACGGCACTGGAAGAATCTCAGAAGCAGATCAACGGCACATTGCCCTACATGTCGCCAGAGCAACTTGGGGAAGAACTGACAGTCGGCGATCCTCGCACGGATATCTGGTCGCTCGGTGTTGTCCTGTACGAACTTCTCACTGGGCAACTCCCATTTGATGACAGTTCACCTGCGATGTTGTGTGAACAGATCAGAAACCATGTACCTCTGCCACTGAGAGGCATCAACTCCAACATCCCGCCTGCGCTCGAAGCAATCGTCTTGAAGTGTTTGGCAAAAGCACCGGAGGAGCGGTATGAAACAGCCTTAGAAGTTGCCGCCGAATTGAGAGGCGTAAAAAAGAACCGCACGTCCTTATGGGCTATCGGAGCAGCAATCGTTGTGATCGGTGTTATTGGCTGGGGAGCGTCCGCTATCGGGCCTTGGAAAACTGCTCAACCCGACGTTCAGCACAGTTTAGCTCCAAAGAAATCGCCGAGTACGCTTCGGTTCATCGGTGGAGCAGCGATCTTCACTCCGGTCAGACCAGAGATACCTTGCACACTCGAAGCATGGATTCGGCCCGAGCATATCAGCGATGAACGCTTCGTGTTCGGCAGTGCAGCCAAAGGAGACCATGGACTTGGACTGGCGATTGCAGATGGGCGACTTGCTTTCGATTCCGCCAACGGTCTCCGAACAGCGACCACGAGTATTCCCGTTAGAACTTGGAGTCATGTCGCTGTTGTGTTTGGGAAGAATCAAACCAGACTCTTCACTAATGGAAAGCTAGTGTTATCAAGCGAACCAGTCACGAAGACCAACGTGACAACGCTCGTAGTAGGCAGGCGTGGGCCAGCCGAAGTTGTTGATGAGTACCACGGCTACATCCGCAGCCTTCGTGTCAGTAGAGGTGAACGGTACATCGAGGACTTTATTCCCCCGGACACGTTCGAGTTAGATAACCCGACAGCACTGATCTACGATGGTGACAACGTGGAGAGCCTCGCAGTCTTTGACATCAGTGGAAACGGCAATGACGGAGAGTGGATGCCGGTGTCAGAGTGA